In Bdellovibrio sp. GT3, one genomic interval encodes:
- the alr gene encoding alanine racemase — MFRKTFAEINLDNLTHNIRVLQKAFPNRFLCPMVKANAYGHGDVKLALHLEKLGIQQLGVCLIEEGLLLRKSGVKVEILVFRGFDEIGAKAIIDNNMTAVVSTWEQIEALEKVANKKVSVHVKFDTGMNRLGFRVEEAQKVFDRLNGHAKIEVKALCTHLYIGENAQEMDQTSAHQLQKLNKISEVFKSMNVFCHALNSSGILNLMEMDKKGSQDKSHPLYMQNWGLRPGLMIYGYSSLGHPDVAGLKPVMNLKSVVNNFRQVKAGETVSYGAKWTAQRDSVIAVISIGYGDGYHRLLSNKSSVLFDGKNVPVVGTVCMDYLMVDVTDVVQGRALETFKNTEVVLFGADQKGHVLSADELAHKAHTISYEMLTSVGERVPRVYVGKETP; from the coding sequence ATGTTTCGAAAAACTTTTGCGGAAATAAATTTGGATAACCTGACACATAACATTCGTGTCTTGCAAAAGGCGTTTCCGAACAGGTTCCTGTGCCCGATGGTCAAAGCCAATGCCTATGGCCACGGTGATGTTAAACTTGCTTTGCACCTGGAAAAGCTGGGCATCCAGCAATTGGGTGTCTGTCTGATTGAGGAAGGTCTGTTGCTTAGAAAATCCGGCGTAAAAGTGGAAATTCTGGTCTTCAGAGGTTTCGATGAAATTGGTGCCAAGGCAATTATCGACAACAACATGACCGCCGTTGTCAGCACCTGGGAGCAGATTGAAGCTCTGGAAAAAGTCGCAAATAAAAAAGTCAGCGTTCATGTTAAATTTGATACCGGGATGAATCGCCTGGGTTTCCGGGTTGAAGAGGCGCAAAAAGTCTTTGATCGTTTGAATGGTCACGCAAAGATTGAAGTAAAGGCCCTGTGCACTCATCTTTATATTGGTGAAAATGCGCAGGAAATGGATCAAACCAGCGCGCATCAGTTGCAAAAATTGAATAAGATCTCCGAAGTCTTCAAATCCATGAATGTGTTCTGTCATGCACTGAACAGTTCGGGAATTTTGAATTTGATGGAGATGGATAAAAAAGGTTCTCAGGATAAATCTCATCCTCTGTATATGCAGAACTGGGGGTTGCGCCCGGGTTTGATGATTTATGGTTACAGCTCGTTGGGACATCCTGACGTGGCGGGATTGAAACCGGTGATGAATTTGAAATCGGTGGTGAATAACTTTCGCCAGGTAAAAGCCGGGGAAACTGTTTCTTATGGCGCAAAATGGACGGCACAGCGTGATTCTGTCATCGCTGTTATTTCCATTGGCTATGGTGACGGTTATCATCGTCTGCTTTCCAATAAATCGTCGGTGTTGTTTGATGGTAAAAATGTGCCTGTGGTCGGAACCGTTTGTATGGACTACCTGATGGTGGACGTGACAGATGTGGTTCAGGGGCGTGCACTTGAAACATTCAAAAACACAGAAGTCGTTTTATTCGGTGCAGATCAAAAAGGTCATGTGCTTTCGGCTGATGAGTTGGCTCATAAAGCCCATACCATTTCTTATGAAATGTTGACCAGCGTGGGTGAGCGTGTGCCTCGGGTGTACGTCGGTAAGGAGACTCCGTGA
- a CDS encoding 3'-5' exoribonuclease YhaM family protein, with translation MDKKTVHSLQDKDTVEMLFLVKEKTVGVGKNGKPFMGLQLGDATGSIDARLWDRVEELARQFETGDVLKVKGLVQLFQNRKQLVIHRLERVENSEVNFEDFIPKAARETEDMLAELLQLVRSMRNDHLKQLVLDTLEDPEIRPRILRAPAAKSIHHAWVGGLLEHILSICKIMDFMGSHYPFLNRDLLLFGAIFHDIGKIWELSYDNGVQYTDRGRLLGHMQLACELIDKKSARILGFSEELRDICKHIILSHHGKLEYGSPKRPKFMEAMLIAMVDDLDSKVATLKSIVDGERASGEKWSRYNELFDRYFLLDDLNEKY, from the coding sequence ATGGACAAGAAAACCGTTCATAGTCTTCAAGATAAAGACACCGTTGAAATGCTTTTCCTGGTTAAGGAAAAGACCGTCGGAGTGGGTAAAAATGGCAAACCCTTCATGGGCTTGCAATTGGGTGATGCAACAGGATCCATTGATGCGCGTCTTTGGGACCGCGTTGAAGAACTGGCACGTCAGTTTGAAACCGGCGATGTGCTGAAAGTTAAAGGCCTGGTGCAGTTGTTTCAAAACCGCAAACAGCTGGTGATTCATCGACTGGAGCGCGTGGAGAACTCGGAAGTGAATTTCGAGGATTTCATTCCAAAGGCGGCAAGAGAAACCGAAGACATGCTTGCGGAACTGTTGCAGCTGGTTCGCTCTATGCGCAATGATCATCTTAAACAGTTGGTGTTGGATACTTTGGAGGACCCGGAAATTCGTCCCCGTATTCTGCGCGCCCCTGCCGCGAAGTCCATTCATCACGCTTGGGTGGGCGGACTTTTAGAGCATATTCTGTCGATCTGTAAAATCATGGATTTCATGGGATCACATTATCCGTTCCTGAACCGTGACTTGCTTTTGTTTGGCGCTATTTTTCATGACATCGGAAAAATTTGGGAACTCTCTTATGATAACGGAGTTCAGTACACCGATCGCGGACGCCTGTTGGGGCACATGCAATTGGCTTGTGAGCTTATAGATAAAAAATCAGCTCGCATTCTGGGATTCAGCGAAGAACTTCGCGATATTTGTAAGCACATTATCCTAAGTCATCATGGCAAATTGGAATATGGTTCGCCGAAGCGTCCTAAATTTATGGAAGCGATGTTGATCGCCATGGTCGATGACCTGGATAGTAAAGTCGCGACTTTGAAATCAATTGTTGACGGTGAGCGCGCCTCGGGCGAGAAATGGTCTCGCTACAATGAATTGTTTGATCGTTACTTCCTACTTGATGATTTGAATGAGAAATATTGA
- a CDS encoding Mpo1 family 2-hydroxy fatty acid dioxygenase: MTLQEWFAEYGESHQNSKNKIIHKICVPLIFFSVVGLLLQIPVQMGPIKLGEIFIAIALGWYSTLGMKPVMVMLGQLVLCYILLYLLGMVIQPLWAALVIVFVLAWIGQFYGHKIEGKKPSFLKDLQFLLIGPLWVVKDLFFK, translated from the coding sequence ATGACCCTGCAGGAGTGGTTCGCTGAATACGGCGAAAGTCATCAAAACTCCAAAAACAAAATCATCCATAAAATTTGCGTGCCGTTGATTTTCTTTTCGGTCGTGGGCCTGCTTTTGCAAATTCCAGTTCAAATGGGCCCGATCAAATTAGGAGAGATCTTTATCGCCATTGCTCTGGGTTGGTATTCCACCTTGGGAATGAAGCCGGTGATGGTGATGCTGGGGCAATTGGTTTTGTGTTACATCCTTCTCTATTTATTGGGTATGGTGATCCAGCCGCTATGGGCGGCCCTCGTGATCGTTTTCGTTCTTGCTTGGATTGGTCAGTTCTATGGCCATAAGATTGAAGGCAAAAAGCCCTCTTTCCTGAAAGATCTGCAGTTTCTGCTGATCGGACCCCTTTGGGTCGTTAAGGACCTGTTTTTTAAGTAA
- a CDS encoding ABC transporter ATP-binding protein: protein MFKQPAVQIRDLKKTFDGNDYILKGINLEIPKGSLTAIIGFSGTGKSVMLKHLLGLYKPTSGSIEVLGRDLNQMNEDDLTKFRQKFGVLFQSAALFDDMSVLENVCFPLFEHRRDLKETQVLRIAEDKLHQVGLDPKHYKKLPSQISGGMQKRTGLARALALDPEILIYDEPTTGLDPILTEMVDNLILDTHKQRNGQLTSIMVSHDLSAAFRIADHIAMLDSGRVLLFGTPEDFFNTDIELVKKFVNKGMKHQ from the coding sequence ATGTTCAAACAACCCGCTGTACAAATTCGTGACTTGAAAAAAACCTTCGATGGCAACGACTACATTTTGAAGGGGATCAATCTTGAGATTCCCAAGGGAAGTCTGACTGCGATTATCGGGTTTTCCGGTACTGGAAAAAGTGTGATGCTAAAGCATCTGTTGGGTTTGTATAAACCCACTTCCGGTTCCATCGAAGTTTTGGGGCGGGATTTAAATCAGATGAATGAGGATGACCTCACCAAGTTCAGACAGAAATTCGGCGTGTTGTTTCAGTCCGCTGCTTTGTTTGATGACATGTCTGTTCTGGAAAACGTCTGCTTCCCACTTTTTGAGCACCGCCGGGATTTGAAGGAAACTCAAGTCCTTCGTATTGCTGAAGATAAACTTCATCAGGTCGGTCTGGACCCTAAGCACTACAAAAAACTTCCGAGTCAAATCTCGGGTGGAATGCAAAAAAGAACGGGTCTAGCCAGAGCTCTCGCCCTAGATCCAGAAATCCTGATCTATGATGAGCCCACCACGGGTTTAGATCCCATTCTGACTGAAATGGTAGATAATTTAATCCTGGATACGCATAAGCAACGGAATGGGCAATTGACGTCAATCATGGTTTCTCATGATTTGTCCGCCGCGTTTAGGATTGCGGATCATATCGCGATGTTAGATAGTGGCAGGGTTTTACTATTCGGGACTCCAGAGGACTTCTTTAATACCGATATTGAGTTGGTTAAGAAGTTCGTGAATAAAGGGATGAAACATCAATGA
- the cysE gene encoding serine O-acetyltransferase: MFDLWKRLIALLNTYKAYDPAAKSRWEIALLYPGPKALIMHRLAHLLYKAELFFVARLVAEISRWLTGIEVHPGANLGRRLVIDHGFGVVIGETAVVGDDCIIFHGVTLGGIKFDPVKRHPTVGNKVMIGAGAKVLGPITIGDGAMIGANAVVVKDVPAGATVVGPVGQVKA; encoded by the coding sequence ATGTTTGATTTGTGGAAGCGCCTGATTGCGCTGTTGAACACATACAAGGCTTACGATCCCGCGGCAAAGTCCCGTTGGGAGATCGCCTTGTTGTATCCGGGCCCAAAAGCCTTGATCATGCACCGCCTGGCTCATCTGCTTTATAAAGCTGAATTGTTTTTCGTGGCGCGCTTGGTGGCGGAGATTTCCCGTTGGTTGACGGGGATCGAAGTTCACCCGGGGGCAAATCTGGGGCGTCGTCTGGTTATTGATCATGGCTTCGGCGTGGTGATCGGAGAGACGGCCGTCGTTGGCGATGATTGCATTATTTTTCATGGAGTGACATTGGGGGGGATTAAATTCGACCCGGTGAAACGACATCCAACAGTGGGTAACAAAGTCATGATCGGTGCCGGAGCCAAAGTTCTGGGGCCAATCACCATCGGTGACGGTGCCATGATCGGAGCCAACGCTGTGGTCGTGAAAGATGTGCCAGCAGGCGCAACTGTGGTCGGTCCCGTTGGTCAGGTTAAAGCATGA
- a CDS encoding MlaD family protein, which translates to MNWLRAAEFKVGLLVIVVGSLIAVMSMQVSEDPSYLGRSKKAWFLLPNAGGLVKNSAIRSAGIPVGVIKDIRLQDGQARVDITVKSDVPLTTSAGIEIKAQGILGDSHVEVYPGSPTDPPLPDNAQILNVKAGGSLENLVQQVGEVTSSLKAVAKNLEQATSENGTRNHILGRIVKNVETITQDLAQMTTENKDKVGDIVNDVQDITTSLREVMNDNSDTGLKKTWARLAETMKNLDEITGKINRGEGTIGKLISDEATAEKVDSAIDGLNNMVGAASSIETAFDFRTDYLGEVGNWKTTVGVRIQPGLDRYYYLAVVDDPVGLVETTRFQYSGAPPQNSGDYYEKKTYENKLKFTLLFAKNFWDLTLKGGVIENGGGFGVDYYFFRRKMKATVEAFDFTRTNLRGNISYFFYRGLYLNAGWNDAFNKNDASSSYIGAGLLLTNDDLKLLLTKGL; encoded by the coding sequence ATGAATTGGCTCCGTGCTGCTGAGTTTAAAGTAGGTCTTTTGGTGATCGTAGTTGGATCACTGATTGCCGTTATGTCCATGCAGGTGAGCGAAGATCCCTCTTACCTTGGCCGTTCCAAAAAAGCCTGGTTCCTTCTTCCCAATGCGGGTGGTCTGGTTAAGAATTCAGCAATTCGTTCTGCGGGTATTCCTGTGGGTGTTATCAAAGACATTCGTTTGCAGGATGGCCAGGCCCGTGTCGACATCACCGTTAAATCAGATGTTCCTCTAACAACATCTGCAGGTATTGAAATCAAAGCTCAAGGTATTTTGGGTGACTCCCACGTTGAAGTTTACCCGGGCTCTCCGACAGATCCACCACTTCCTGACAATGCGCAAATTTTGAATGTCAAAGCCGGTGGTTCTTTGGAAAACCTGGTTCAGCAAGTGGGTGAGGTCACGTCCTCATTGAAAGCAGTGGCAAAAAATCTGGAGCAAGCGACTTCTGAAAATGGAACTCGCAACCACATCCTGGGTCGCATCGTTAAGAACGTAGAAACGATCACGCAAGACCTGGCGCAAATGACGACTGAAAACAAAGACAAAGTCGGCGACATCGTGAACGATGTTCAAGACATCACAACCAGCCTGCGTGAAGTCATGAATGACAACAGCGACACAGGACTTAAAAAGACCTGGGCTCGTCTGGCTGAGACCATGAAGAACCTGGATGAAATCACCGGCAAAATCAATCGTGGTGAAGGGACTATCGGTAAACTTATCAGCGACGAAGCTACTGCTGAAAAAGTCGACAGTGCCATTGATGGTCTGAACAACATGGTCGGTGCGGCCAGCAGTATCGAAACTGCTTTCGATTTCAGAACTGATTATCTGGGCGAAGTGGGTAACTGGAAAACGACAGTGGGTGTAAGAATCCAGCCTGGGTTGGATCGTTACTACTACCTTGCGGTCGTGGATGATCCAGTGGGCCTTGTGGAAACAACACGCTTTCAATACTCCGGTGCACCTCCACAAAACTCGGGTGACTACTACGAAAAGAAAACTTACGAAAACAAACTTAAATTCACGTTGTTATTCGCTAAAAACTTCTGGGATCTGACTCTTAAAGGGGGCGTGATCGAGAATGGTGGCGGTTTCGGTGTGGATTACTACTTCTTCCGTCGTAAGATGAAAGCGACTGTGGAGGCGTTTGACTTCACTCGTACCAACTTGCGCGGGAATATCAGTTACTTCTTCTATCGTGGTCTTTACCTGAACGCCGGTTGGAATGATGCCTTCAATAAGAACGACGCGAGTTCATCTTATATCGGTGCTGGTCTTTTGCTGACCAACGACGATTTAAAACTGCTCCTCACGAAGGGGCTGTAA
- the rpsD gene encoding 30S ribosomal protein S4, producing the protein MKRKGKSARFKLQRRLMTELPGLGKAGALERRPYPPGQHGQRRRKYSEFGLQLEEKQKVRIHYGLREEQFRRIIGKAQKSSNSNWVESLVNLLEKRLDNVVFRLGFAPSIAAAKQMVSHGKVLLNGKKVNISSQIIKVGDIVSLKADAYQNQVYMSAKQAPRLPLPSFMTKEEKGGIETGRLIDEPNMEAVPFSFDPGLVISYYSLRG; encoded by the coding sequence ATGAAAAGAAAAGGCAAATCTGCTCGCTTTAAACTACAAAGACGTCTTATGACTGAGCTTCCAGGCTTGGGCAAAGCTGGTGCTTTGGAAAGAAGACCATATCCTCCAGGTCAACACGGTCAACGCCGTCGTAAATACTCTGAGTTCGGTCTTCAACTTGAAGAAAAACAAAAAGTTCGTATCCACTACGGACTACGTGAAGAACAATTCCGCCGTATCATCGGTAAGGCTCAAAAATCTTCTAACTCTAACTGGGTTGAGTCTTTGGTGAACTTGTTGGAAAAACGTTTGGATAACGTTGTATTCCGTCTTGGTTTCGCACCTTCTATCGCTGCAGCAAAACAAATGGTTTCTCACGGTAAAGTTTTGTTGAACGGTAAAAAAGTAAACATCTCTTCTCAAATCATCAAAGTAGGCGATATCGTTTCTTTGAAAGCTGATGCTTACCAAAACCAAGTTTACATGTCTGCGAAACAAGCTCCACGTCTTCCACTTCCTTCTTTCATGACTAAAGAAGAAAAAGGTGGCATCGAGACTGGTCGTTTGATCGACGAACCGAACATGGAAGCAGTTCCATTCTCTTTCGATCCAGGTCTAGTGATCTCTTACTACTCTCTTCGTGGGTAG
- a CDS encoding tetratricopeptide repeat protein gives MSVEVSNTEKVWLIKSSTRILGPYSVEEVTTLLKTRQVSIIDEIRLPVGRWSYIRENQRFMEIIRTIREEQDNSPENTMTQSIPHNTSFTKTEPTVDREEHTLTPIPPVHSGMKDISAATERPVGHKGLPGAGVSYGTANDARVQGKLRQQSSTLRWAVIGLAAIVTLGIYVMLGNRQSQTSGNYDELISQAIRYKSVGLYEKALRAYKSAASLKEPDLDTQIQMAPVLISEDRQTLQGRRTLEKAIVQESRQRGDLVDAYLGIAVSYMMDGDLKEAENTLQKAIGHEPFNISARLNLAIVDMKKGNYHEAMRKFENVLSREPGNVMAVYGRAMAAMEVAKTTSDLSYLKHVVNDLQSTLQKAYWLRQELSLFLIYAYNLMGDVDAMNQSIVKFLSETPGTSSQYTHSLNVDWRFTQWDYLEKYCSEVYARSIPSAEFKAVRAICLMEINRDSDADKLLREAISEGPKDPYVLAAQAAYLKKTGRMPEAMAILKMPELSSLNVRDRLTGDICMSNHDVNCAQMAFTRMYEKNNASGPALYGLAWVVLKRKDRNAALNYTRAGLQNEPTFIPLLEMRDQLEAD, from the coding sequence ATGTCGGTTGAGGTTTCCAATACAGAAAAAGTATGGCTGATAAAATCCTCAACCAGGATTCTAGGGCCATATTCTGTCGAAGAAGTCACAACACTTTTGAAAACCCGCCAGGTTTCCATCATTGATGAAATCAGACTGCCTGTCGGTCGCTGGAGTTATATCCGCGAAAATCAGCGTTTTATGGAAATCATCCGGACTATTCGTGAAGAGCAGGATAATTCTCCGGAAAACACGATGACCCAATCGATTCCTCACAATACCTCGTTTACGAAAACGGAACCGACGGTGGATCGCGAAGAGCATACTTTGACTCCGATTCCGCCTGTTCATTCCGGCATGAAGGATATTTCCGCGGCAACTGAAAGACCCGTGGGACATAAAGGTTTGCCAGGTGCTGGTGTCAGCTATGGAACAGCCAATGATGCTCGCGTGCAGGGGAAGCTTCGTCAGCAGTCCTCGACACTTCGTTGGGCTGTGATTGGATTGGCGGCGATCGTCACTCTTGGAATTTATGTGATGCTTGGTAATCGTCAGTCCCAGACGTCAGGAAATTATGACGAACTGATTTCTCAGGCGATCCGCTATAAAAGTGTCGGCTTGTATGAAAAAGCCCTTCGCGCTTACAAATCCGCAGCAAGCTTAAAAGAGCCGGATTTGGATACCCAAATTCAAATGGCTCCGGTGCTTATTTCAGAGGATCGTCAGACTTTGCAAGGTCGTCGCACCCTGGAAAAAGCCATTGTGCAGGAAAGCCGTCAGCGCGGGGACTTGGTGGATGCCTATCTTGGAATCGCTGTTTCGTACATGATGGACGGGGACTTGAAAGAGGCCGAGAACACTTTGCAAAAAGCGATCGGTCATGAACCGTTCAATATTTCTGCGCGCTTGAATCTGGCGATTGTCGACATGAAAAAAGGCAACTACCACGAGGCCATGCGCAAGTTTGAAAACGTACTTAGCAGAGAACCCGGCAATGTTATGGCAGTCTATGGACGTGCAATGGCGGCGATGGAAGTGGCAAAGACAACATCGGATTTGTCTTACCTGAAGCACGTCGTAAATGATTTGCAAAGCACTTTGCAGAAAGCTTACTGGTTGCGCCAGGAGCTGAGTCTTTTCCTGATCTATGCATATAATTTGATGGGCGACGTGGATGCAATGAACCAGTCGATCGTTAAGTTTTTAAGCGAGACCCCAGGCACATCCAGTCAGTACACCCATTCCTTGAACGTCGACTGGCGCTTCACTCAGTGGGATTACCTTGAGAAATATTGTTCAGAAGTCTATGCACGCAGCATTCCTTCCGCAGAGTTCAAAGCAGTTCGTGCAATTTGCCTGATGGAAATCAATCGTGACAGTGATGCCGACAAACTTCTGCGCGAAGCGATCAGTGAAGGTCCTAAAGATCCATACGTTCTTGCTGCCCAGGCTGCATATTTGAAAAAGACGGGGCGTATGCCAGAAGCCATGGCTATTCTTAAAATGCCGGAACTTTCCAGTCTGAATGTGCGGGACCGTTTGACGGGCGATATTTGTATGTCCAATCACGATGTGAATTGCGCACAGATGGCTTTCACCAGAATGTACGAAAAGAACAATGCCTCCGGTCCGGCTCTTTACGGGTTGGCCTGGGTTGTGTTGAAACGAAAAGATCGCAATGCCGCTTTAAATTATACCCGGGCGGGATTGCAAAACGAACCTACCTTCATACCTCTGTTGGAAATGAGGGATCAACTGGAGGCTGATTGA
- a CDS encoding MlaE family ABC transporter permease translates to MSSQGLVQKAAFGVSWIGASFIGFFRSFVEETGRMMMFFGESIRLIFAKPSRFPEIIKHMEFIGNQSIWIICLTGGFTGLALSMQIYLGFKMFNAVNMVGPVVALGITRELGPVLTGLIVAARAGGAMAARLGTMRVNEQIDALEVMGVNTKQYLISPRLVAAFICMPLLTAVFDFVAMMGSWFLCVKIVQLDEAVFWQKIRDMIEVKHINEGLIKGAVFGVFFALICTFRGFNTTGGAKGVGEATNQGVVQSMVMIIMLDYFLTNLIRLYYSLMGIS, encoded by the coding sequence GTGAGTTCACAAGGACTGGTACAAAAAGCAGCGTTTGGTGTTTCCTGGATCGGAGCTTCGTTTATCGGTTTCTTCCGCAGTTTTGTCGAAGAAACCGGGCGCATGATGATGTTCTTCGGGGAAAGCATCCGTTTAATTTTTGCCAAGCCTTCGCGTTTTCCGGAAATCATCAAGCACATGGAGTTCATCGGAAATCAGTCCATTTGGATCATCTGCCTGACCGGTGGATTTACAGGACTGGCGCTTTCGATGCAGATTTATCTGGGATTCAAAATGTTTAATGCCGTGAATATGGTTGGACCGGTTGTGGCTCTGGGGATTACCCGTGAGTTGGGTCCGGTATTGACGGGATTGATCGTGGCGGCGCGTGCCGGTGGAGCGATGGCCGCTCGCCTGGGAACGATGCGCGTGAATGAGCAGATTGACGCCCTGGAAGTTATGGGTGTGAACACCAAGCAATATCTGATCTCCCCAAGATTGGTGGCGGCATTTATCTGTATGCCACTTTTGACTGCTGTTTTCGACTTTGTCGCGATGATGGGCAGTTGGTTTTTGTGTGTGAAGATCGTGCAACTTGATGAAGCAGTTTTCTGGCAGAAAATCCGCGACATGATCGAGGTCAAACACATCAATGAAGGTTTGATCAAAGGTGCAGTCTTCGGGGTTTTCTTTGCTTTGATTTGTACCTTCCGTGGCTTTAATACCACGGGCGGCGCCAAAGGCGTGGGTGAAGCCACCAACCAGGGCGTCGTACAAAGCATGGTCATGATTATTATGCTGGATTACTTCCTGACAAATTTGATCCGTCTTTACTACAGCCTGATGGGGATCTCATAA